The following proteins are encoded in a genomic region of Pseudoxanthomonas suwonensis 11-1:
- a CDS encoding DUF6776 family protein, with protein sequence MTEPSPRFRVVPSRRIPDRTFRILLAVAWLASLVVVALVSTRLAAPGLANVRDGARTAQRDAEQRQRQLEELGQRVITLERSDQISRAANIELQASLAERDEEIAGLRADVAFYERLVGSTSQRKGLSVHSIEFAPEEAGTWRYRAVLTQNLNRGAISQGQMRFTVEGVRGGKLASIGWDELVQRKDAGGQAYSFRYFQELDGSVMLPKDFTPQRVRVLLRGNGGDAEQTFDWKTAGSGGGR encoded by the coding sequence ATGACCGAACCATCGCCCCGCTTCCGTGTCGTTCCCAGCCGTCGCATCCCCGACCGGACCTTCAGGATCCTGCTGGCCGTGGCCTGGCTTGCGAGCCTGGTGGTCGTGGCCCTGGTTTCGACCCGCCTGGCCGCACCGGGGCTGGCGAACGTGCGCGACGGTGCACGCACCGCCCAGCGCGACGCCGAGCAGCGCCAGCGCCAGCTGGAGGAACTGGGCCAGCGGGTGATCACCCTGGAGCGCTCGGACCAGATCAGCCGCGCCGCCAATATCGAGCTGCAGGCCTCGCTGGCCGAACGCGACGAGGAGATCGCCGGCCTGCGCGCCGATGTTGCCTTCTACGAGCGGCTGGTCGGCTCGACCAGCCAGCGCAAGGGCCTGAGCGTGCACTCCATCGAGTTCGCCCCGGAGGAGGCCGGGACCTGGCGCTACCGCGCGGTGCTGACCCAGAACCTCAACCGCGGCGCGATCAGCCAGGGGCAGATGCGTTTCACCGTCGAGGGCGTGCGCGGCGGCAAGCTGGCCAGCATCGGCTGGGACGAGCTGGTGCAGCGCAAGGATGCCGGCGGACAGGCGTATTCCTTCCGCTACTTCCAGGAACTGGACGGCAGCGTGATGCTGCCCAAGGATTTCACGCCGCAACGTGTGCGAGTCTTGCTGCGGGGCAACGGCGGGGACGCCGAGCAGACATTCGACTGGAAGACCGCCGGCAGCGGGGGAGGCAGGTGA
- a CDS encoding bactofilin family protein translates to MFSSKKKSGQRNGYTIDTLIGPDVVIRGDLVFSGGLYVEGRIEGTVQAAEGKPASLVLAEGGTIEGQIRVPVVVINGKVSGDVHASERVELAQQARVEGDVHYAVVEMNAGAQLTGRLVHAQPQAQRALPAPDPERGQEQGKERGKDREKGAAKAELAAAEA, encoded by the coding sequence ATGTTCAGCAGCAAGAAGAAGTCCGGCCAGCGCAATGGCTACACCATCGACACCCTGATCGGCCCGGACGTGGTGATCCGCGGCGACCTGGTGTTCAGCGGTGGCCTGTACGTCGAGGGCCGGATCGAAGGCACCGTGCAGGCGGCCGAGGGGAAGCCGGCGAGCCTGGTGCTGGCCGAGGGCGGCACCATCGAGGGCCAGATCCGCGTCCCGGTGGTGGTGATCAACGGCAAGGTCAGCGGCGACGTGCACGCCAGCGAGCGGGTCGAACTGGCCCAGCAGGCGCGCGTGGAAGGCGACGTCCACTACGCCGTGGTCGAGATGAACGCCGGTGCCCAGCTGACCGGGCGCCTGGTCCATGCCCAGCCGCAGGCGCAGCGCGCGTTGCCGGCACCGGACCCGGAGCGCGGCCAGGAACAGGGCAAGGAGCGCGGCAAGGACAGGGAAAAGGGCGCGGCCAAGGCTGAACTGGCCGCCGCCGAGGCTTGA
- the erpA gene encoding iron-sulfur cluster insertion protein ErpA, with product MIPLPTVPSYQQLDQPLRFSSAAAAKVRELISEEGNADLKLRVYIQGGGCSGFQYGFEFDENQAEDDMAVATDGVTLLVDPLSLQYLMGAEVDYSEGLSGAQFVIRNPNAKTTCGCGSSFSV from the coding sequence ATGATTCCGCTTCCTACCGTTCCCAGCTACCAGCAGCTGGACCAGCCGCTGCGCTTCAGCAGCGCCGCCGCGGCCAAGGTCCGCGAGCTCATCTCCGAAGAGGGCAACGCGGACCTGAAGCTGCGGGTGTACATCCAGGGTGGCGGCTGCTCCGGTTTCCAGTACGGCTTCGAGTTCGACGAGAACCAGGCCGAGGACGACATGGCGGTCGCCACCGACGGTGTCACCCTGCTGGTCGATCCGCTGAGCCTGCAGTACCTGATGGGCGCCGAGGTCGACTACAGCGAAGGCCTCAGCGGCGCCCAGTTCGTGATCCGCAACCCCAACGCCAAGACGACCTGCGGCTGCGGCAGCAGCTTCAGCGTCTGA
- the nudC gene encoding NAD(+) diphosphatase encodes MLSGYAFGDAGLDRSDALRGDADALAGLWPGARVLLLDGDGRAAADAEGQPLLLAGAQLGDHFDDAIFLGIDPCGQAHFALQATAGIEVPRWIDLRRAAVAWPATVGGAFAYARGMLHWRTRSRHCGVCGERLGFQRGGFVGHCPGCATDHYPRVDPAVIVAVGDGERLLLGRQASWIAGRWSVLAGFVEPGETPEQAVVREVHEETGVRVRSCQYLASQPWPFPGSLMLGYIAEGEPDLPRTDGELEDARWFSREEVGQALARGEDASSGPIMPSSLSIARALVEHWYAGAGGAG; translated from the coding sequence ATGCTCTCCGGGTACGCCTTCGGCGACGCCGGGCTGGACCGTTCCGACGCGCTGCGTGGTGATGCCGACGCGCTCGCAGGGCTTTGGCCAGGCGCGCGCGTGCTGCTGCTGGATGGCGACGGCCGGGCCGCCGCCGATGCCGAAGGCCAGCCCCTGCTGCTGGCCGGTGCCCAGCTCGGCGACCACTTCGACGACGCCATCTTCCTGGGCATCGACCCGTGCGGGCAGGCGCACTTCGCCCTGCAGGCAACGGCCGGCATCGAGGTGCCGCGCTGGATCGACCTGCGCCGCGCCGCGGTGGCCTGGCCGGCGACCGTGGGCGGGGCCTTCGCCTATGCGCGGGGGATGCTGCACTGGCGTACCCGCAGCCGGCATTGCGGCGTTTGCGGCGAACGCCTCGGGTTCCAGCGTGGCGGCTTCGTCGGCCACTGCCCTGGCTGCGCCACCGACCACTATCCGCGCGTCGACCCGGCGGTGATCGTCGCCGTCGGCGACGGCGAGCGCCTGCTGCTGGGCCGCCAGGCCAGCTGGATCGCGGGCCGCTGGTCGGTGCTGGCCGGCTTCGTCGAGCCCGGCGAGACGCCGGAGCAGGCGGTGGTGCGCGAGGTCCACGAGGAAACCGGGGTGCGGGTGCGCAGCTGCCAGTACCTGGCATCCCAGCCCTGGCCGTTCCCCGGCTCGCTGATGCTTGGCTACATCGCCGAAGGCGAGCCCGACCTGCCGCGCACCGACGGCGAGCTGGAGGATGCGCGCTGGTTCAGCCGCGAGGAAGTCGGCCAGGCCCTGGCCCGGGGCGAGGACGCCAGTAGCGGGCCGATCATGCCGTCGTCGCTGTCCATTGCCCGCGCCCTGGTCGAGCACTGGTATGCCGGAGCCGGCGGCGCCGGCTAG
- a CDS encoding membrane protein, with protein sequence MFTTLVAVIIALVLGHVAPAVLAPLRSYTWYSHLQDWLATQLADGGPWRTRWGIALVVLPPVLLVLLLQLALGRVLYGFPGLLFAIVVLVLTWGPRDLDVDVEAVLDADDPQQRRARLDQLASEPGQVVGEGPALPAVIARTALRRWFAVLLWFLLLGPAGAVLYRLLERSAFGIHLDPLPEENAAGARWLLRWMEWPAAQLMTLAMALAGNFDLVSRAWRHAGGTRWNPESRFLEAAARAAVVGELAEEAEEDLAAGRLPARGELAELRDAMNLVWRMLLLWLALLALLVIAGWVG encoded by the coding sequence ATGTTCACGACCCTGGTCGCGGTGATCATCGCCCTGGTGCTTGGCCACGTGGCGCCGGCGGTGCTGGCACCGCTGCGCAGCTACACCTGGTATTCGCACCTGCAGGACTGGCTGGCCACCCAGCTGGCGGACGGCGGTCCGTGGCGCACCCGTTGGGGCATCGCGCTGGTGGTGCTGCCGCCGGTGCTGCTGGTCCTGCTGTTGCAGCTGGCGCTAGGCCGGGTGCTGTACGGCTTCCCCGGCCTGCTGTTCGCGATCGTGGTGCTGGTCCTCACCTGGGGACCGCGCGACCTGGACGTGGACGTGGAGGCGGTGCTGGATGCGGACGACCCGCAGCAGCGTCGCGCCCGGCTCGACCAGCTCGCGTCCGAGCCCGGCCAGGTGGTGGGCGAAGGCCCGGCCCTGCCGGCGGTGATCGCCCGCACCGCGCTGCGGCGCTGGTTCGCGGTGCTGCTGTGGTTCCTGCTGCTCGGCCCGGCCGGCGCGGTGCTGTACCGCCTGCTGGAACGTTCCGCCTTCGGTATTCACCTGGACCCGCTGCCGGAAGAAAACGCCGCCGGCGCGCGCTGGCTGCTGCGCTGGATGGAATGGCCCGCGGCACAGCTGATGACCCTGGCCATGGCCCTGGCCGGCAACTTCGACCTGGTCAGCCGCGCCTGGCGCCATGCGGGCGGGACGCGCTGGAACCCGGAAAGCCGCTTCCTCGAGGCCGCCGCGCGTGCCGCGGTGGTCGGCGAACTGGCCGAGGAGGCCGAGGAGGACCTGGCGGCAGGACGCCTGCCCGCCCGCGGCGAGCTGGCCGAACTGCGCGACGCGATGAACCTGGTCTGGCGGATGCTGCTGCTGTGGCTCGCCCTGCTGGCCCTGCTGGTGATCGCCGGCTGGGTGGGCTAG
- a CDS encoding DUF2752 domain-containing protein, with the protein MALSRPLWIATLASAALAAGAGFWLLRTYDPNVAGNPFPPCMFRAFTGWFCIGCGLTRAMHALAHGDLVRAFAMNPLGVSLIGVVPLMLAWSGGWQPRVLAPLMRWVLEPKLWLVLLPGYWVARNLPWFPFTLLAPG; encoded by the coding sequence ATGGCCCTGTCGCGACCGCTGTGGATCGCGACGCTGGCGTCGGCCGCCCTGGCGGCCGGCGCCGGATTCTGGTTGCTGCGCACATATGATCCAAACGTGGCCGGCAACCCGTTCCCGCCGTGCATGTTCCGCGCCTTCACCGGCTGGTTCTGCATCGGCTGCGGGCTGACCCGGGCGATGCATGCGCTGGCCCATGGCGACCTCGTCCGCGCCTTCGCGATGAATCCGCTGGGCGTTTCCCTGATCGGCGTGGTGCCGCTGATGCTGGCCTGGTCCGGCGGCTGGCAGCCGCGCGTGCTGGCGCCGCTGATGCGCTGGGTGCTGGAGCCGAAGCTGTGGCTGGTGCTGCTGCCGGGTTACTGGGTCGCGCGCAACCTGCCATGGTTCCCCTTCACCCTGCTCGCGCCGGGCTGA
- a CDS encoding CD225/dispanin family protein, whose translation MSYVPPPPAQNAEPLHGPVPNYLAWSIVSTILATCLCCPLGLLGIVAIVFSSKVNSALNRGDLEGARRASATAKTWCWVATALAIIGLLINIWFMTTGGMEQYMQAMQQMQG comes from the coding sequence ATGAGCTACGTCCCACCGCCGCCCGCCCAGAACGCCGAGCCCCTGCACGGCCCGGTGCCGAACTACCTGGCCTGGTCGATCGTCTCCACCATCCTCGCCACCTGCCTGTGCTGCCCGCTGGGCCTGCTGGGCATCGTCGCGATCGTGTTCTCCAGCAAGGTCAATTCCGCGCTCAACCGCGGCGACCTGGAAGGCGCGCGCCGTGCTTCGGCCACTGCCAAGACCTGGTGCTGGGTCGCCACCGCGCTGGCCATCATCGGCCTGCTGATCAACATCTGGTTCATGACTACCGGCGGCATGGAGCAGTACATGCAGGCCATGCAGCAGATGCAGGGCTGA
- a CDS encoding MFS transporter, with protein sequence MAAHSQFALLTQRRFLPYFIVQALGAFNDNVYRQAIIGLLFFLGVSAEERSTYAVIAPAIFIVPYFLFSAIAGQVAEKLEKQRLIVVTTTMEIVIMSLAAVGFLLQSMPLLLVALFCTGLQSTLFGPVKYSVLPAILKPEELTGGNGLVEMGTSISILGGMITGGLIFQVAGAHGPEAAAAAIVALAIAGNLVARMIPRVDAGAPDLKIGWNPLPESLAVLRMARAQPAVRNAILGVSWFWFFGTIITSQLPGYAELHLGGASGSASLYICALALFSIGTGTGSLLCEKLSARTVEIGLVPLGAAGMSAFLLDLYFARPGAAPVTGLDVAGFLAQPGSLRIVVDLLGIGVFTGFFVVPLFALIQSRTPSSQMSRVFAALNIQNSGFIVLAALVGLGAGMLGWSSPTLFLALAIANVLVAAWIFALVPEFLMRFLSWVLVRVLYRLRVRGVEAHVPDEGAAVIVCNHVSYMDALVLAASIPRPVRFVMYYRIFDIPVMSWIFRTARAIPIAGAREDPARMQRAFDAIDAALAEGELVCIFPEGALTKDGGIATFKSGVERILARTAAAGRPVPVVPMALRGLWASMWSRRDSRLGRMRVPRRLRARVEVVAGAPLHGAVSAEALEARVRELRGDAA encoded by the coding sequence ATGGCCGCCCACAGCCAGTTCGCGCTGCTGACCCAGCGCCGTTTCCTGCCCTATTTCATCGTGCAGGCGCTCGGCGCCTTCAACGACAACGTCTACCGCCAGGCCATCATCGGCCTGCTGTTCTTCCTCGGCGTCAGCGCGGAGGAGCGCTCGACCTACGCGGTCATCGCCCCGGCGATCTTCATCGTGCCCTACTTCCTGTTCTCGGCCATCGCCGGGCAGGTGGCCGAGAAGCTGGAGAAGCAGCGCCTGATCGTGGTCACCACCACGATGGAGATCGTGATCATGTCGCTGGCGGCGGTGGGTTTCCTGCTGCAGTCGATGCCGCTGCTGCTGGTGGCGCTGTTCTGCACCGGCCTGCAGTCGACCCTGTTCGGACCGGTGAAGTACTCGGTGCTGCCGGCCATCCTCAAGCCCGAGGAGCTGACCGGCGGGAACGGGCTGGTCGAGATGGGCACCTCGATATCGATCCTCGGCGGCATGATCACCGGCGGCCTGATCTTCCAGGTCGCCGGCGCGCACGGCCCGGAGGCGGCGGCCGCGGCGATCGTGGCCCTGGCCATCGCCGGCAACCTGGTCGCGCGGATGATCCCGCGGGTGGACGCCGGCGCCCCGGACCTGAAGATCGGCTGGAACCCGCTGCCGGAGTCGCTGGCGGTGCTGCGCATGGCGCGCGCCCAGCCGGCGGTGCGCAACGCCATCCTCGGCGTGTCCTGGTTCTGGTTCTTCGGCACCATCATCACCTCGCAGCTGCCGGGCTATGCCGAGCTCCACCTGGGCGGCGCGTCCGGCTCGGCCTCGCTCTACATCTGCGCCCTGGCGCTGTTCTCGATCGGCACCGGGACCGGCTCGCTGCTGTGCGAGAAGCTTTCGGCGCGCACCGTGGAGATCGGCCTGGTGCCGCTGGGCGCGGCCGGCATGAGCGCGTTCCTGCTGGACCTGTACTTCGCCCGCCCCGGCGCGGCGCCCGTCACCGGGCTGGACGTGGCCGGCTTCCTGGCCCAGCCCGGCAGCCTGCGCATCGTCGTCGACCTGCTGGGCATCGGCGTCTTCACCGGCTTCTTCGTGGTGCCGCTGTTCGCACTGATCCAGAGCCGCACGCCTTCCTCGCAGATGTCGCGGGTGTTCGCGGCGCTGAACATCCAGAACTCCGGCTTCATCGTGCTGGCGGCGCTGGTCGGCCTTGGCGCGGGCATGCTGGGCTGGAGCAGCCCGACGCTGTTCCTGGCCCTGGCCATCGCCAACGTGCTGGTGGCGGCGTGGATCTTCGCCCTGGTGCCCGAGTTCCTGATGCGCTTCCTCAGCTGGGTGCTGGTGCGGGTGCTGTACCGGCTGCGCGTGCGCGGCGTGGAGGCGCACGTGCCGGACGAGGGCGCGGCGGTGATCGTGTGCAACCACGTCAGCTACATGGATGCGCTGGTCCTGGCCGCGAGCATCCCGCGCCCGGTGCGCTTCGTCATGTACTACCGGATCTTCGACATCCCGGTGATGAGCTGGATCTTCCGCACCGCCCGCGCGATCCCCATTGCCGGCGCGCGCGAGGATCCCGCGCGCATGCAGCGCGCGTTCGACGCCATCGACGCTGCGCTGGCCGAGGGCGAACTGGTCTGCATCTTCCCCGAGGGAGCGCTGACGAAGGACGGCGGGATCGCCACCTTCAAGTCCGGCGTGGAACGGATCCTGGCACGCACCGCCGCCGCCGGGCGCCCGGTCCCGGTGGTGCCGATGGCGCTGCGCGGGCTGTGGGCCAGCATGTGGAGCCGGCGCGACTCGCGTCTGGGCCGCATGCGCGTGCCACGGCGCCTGCGCGCACGGGTGGAGGTTGTGGCCGGGGCGCCACTGCATGGGGCGGTGAGCGCGGAAGCACTGGAAGCCCGCGTACGCGAACTGCGCGGCGACGCGGCCTGA
- the ygiD gene encoding 4,5-DOPA dioxygenase extradiol, translating to MDANALMPAAFLGHGSPMNALERNRYTDAWRAFGADSPRPRAILAVSAHWYVNATAVTAMPRPRTIHDFYGFPQALFDVQYPAPGLPELVEEVADAVSPDQVGADLDGWGLDHGTWSVLVHAFPKADVPVVQLSIDARRPPEWHLALGAKLAALRSRGVMVIGSGNVVHNLRAIDWHQPDGAFDWNRRFEEAAHGLMLERPHDVPSLVAHPDYRLAVPSPDHFLPLLYIAGLAAAAGHPARPLVEGYAYGSLSMTSYGLDSHGPAAGGGPGAAPIETSLPPEQANV from the coding sequence GTGGACGCCAATGCCCTGATGCCGGCCGCCTTCCTCGGCCACGGCAGCCCGATGAACGCGCTGGAGCGCAACCGCTACACCGATGCGTGGCGCGCCTTCGGCGCGGACTCGCCGCGGCCGCGCGCGATCCTGGCCGTGTCCGCGCACTGGTACGTCAACGCCACCGCGGTCACCGCGATGCCCCGGCCGCGCACCATCCACGACTTCTACGGCTTCCCCCAGGCGTTGTTCGACGTGCAGTACCCGGCGCCGGGCCTGCCGGAGCTGGTGGAGGAGGTGGCCGATGCGGTGTCGCCGGACCAGGTCGGTGCCGACCTGGATGGCTGGGGCCTGGACCACGGCACCTGGTCGGTGCTGGTGCACGCCTTCCCGAAGGCCGACGTGCCGGTGGTGCAGCTGTCGATCGACGCGCGCAGGCCGCCGGAGTGGCACCTGGCCCTCGGCGCGAAGCTGGCCGCGCTGCGTTCGCGCGGGGTCATGGTGATCGGCAGCGGCAACGTGGTGCACAACCTGCGCGCGATCGACTGGCACCAGCCCGACGGCGCCTTCGACTGGAACCGCCGCTTCGAGGAGGCCGCGCACGGGCTGATGCTGGAGCGGCCGCATGACGTGCCCTCGCTGGTCGCGCATCCGGATTACCGCCTGGCCGTGCCCAGCCCAGACCACTTCCTGCCGCTGCTGTACATCGCCGGCCTGGCCGCGGCGGCCGGGCATCCGGCGCGGCCGCTGGTCGAGGGCTACGCGTACGGCTCGCTGTCGATGACCTCGTACGGCCTGGACAGCCACGGGCCTGCCGCCGGCGGCGGTCCCGGCGCGGCGCCGATCGAGACCTCGCTGCCGCCGGAACAGGCCAACGTCTAG
- a CDS encoding M20 family metallopeptidase — protein sequence MKPLVLSCLLAAQLGAALPAAAADASVATTAARAQYPAMVEWRRDFHRHPELGGYETRTAAAIARELRALGLEPRTGIARTGVAAVLRGGRPGPRIALRADMDALPVEEATGLPFASTVRSTYRGQPVGVMHACGHDLHVAILLGVARALAERRQELAGEVMFVFQPSEEGPDEPGAPFGARLMLDEGVWKDYRPEAVFGLHVWSGLQVGQVGFRSGPLLASADEWALTVRGRQTHGSRPWDGVDPITVGAQILLGTQSMIARQVNIASTPVVLTAGQFNAGVRFNIIPDEAKLVGTLRTFDPRVREDVVARFERIARDYAHAAGATAELEVVNNAPATINDPQLARRVLASLQAAAGADNVVEMPLQTIAEDFSQFANEVPGAFFLVGTTPAGQEPAQAPINHSPHYAPDEAALEHGAKAMLQVVLDYLDGTSG from the coding sequence ATGAAGCCCCTGGTCCTGTCCTGCCTGCTGGCCGCCCAGCTCGGTGCTGCCCTGCCCGCCGCCGCGGCCGACGCCTCCGTCGCCACGACCGCGGCGCGGGCGCAGTACCCGGCGATGGTGGAGTGGCGGCGTGACTTCCATCGCCATCCGGAACTGGGCGGATACGAGACCCGCACCGCTGCCGCCATCGCCCGCGAGCTGCGCGCGCTGGGACTGGAGCCGCGTACCGGCATCGCCCGCACCGGCGTGGCCGCGGTCCTGCGCGGTGGCCGACCCGGTCCGCGCATCGCCCTGCGCGCGGACATGGATGCGCTGCCGGTCGAGGAAGCCACCGGGCTGCCATTCGCGTCCACCGTGCGCTCGACCTATCGGGGCCAGCCGGTGGGCGTGATGCATGCCTGTGGCCACGACCTGCACGTGGCGATCCTGCTGGGCGTGGCCCGCGCCCTGGCCGAACGCCGCCAGGAACTGGCGGGCGAGGTGATGTTCGTGTTCCAGCCTTCGGAGGAAGGTCCGGACGAACCGGGCGCGCCATTCGGCGCGCGGCTGATGCTGGACGAGGGCGTGTGGAAGGACTACCGCCCGGAGGCGGTGTTCGGCCTGCACGTGTGGTCCGGGCTGCAGGTGGGCCAGGTCGGCTTCCGCAGCGGCCCGCTGCTGGCCAGCGCCGACGAGTGGGCCCTGACCGTGCGCGGGCGCCAGACCCATGGCTCGCGGCCCTGGGACGGCGTCGATCCGATCACCGTCGGTGCGCAGATCCTGCTGGGAACGCAAAGCATGATCGCGCGCCAGGTGAACATCGCCAGCACGCCGGTGGTGCTGACCGCCGGCCAGTTCAACGCCGGCGTGCGCTTCAACATCATCCCCGACGAGGCGAAGCTGGTCGGCACCCTGCGCACCTTCGATCCGCGCGTGCGCGAGGACGTGGTCGCGCGCTTCGAACGCATCGCCCGGGACTATGCGCACGCCGCCGGCGCCACGGCGGAGCTCGAAGTGGTGAACAACGCACCGGCCACGATCAACGACCCGCAGCTGGCGCGGCGCGTGCTGGCCTCGCTGCAGGCCGCGGCCGGCGCGGACAATGTCGTCGAGATGCCGCTGCAGACCATCGCCGAGGACTTCTCGCAGTTCGCCAACGAGGTGCCGGGTGCGTTCTTCCTGGTCGGCACCACGCCGGCCGGGCAGGAGCCGGCGCAGGCGCCGATCAATCACTCGCCGCACTACGCACCCGACGAGGCGGCGCTGGAGCATGGCGCGAAGGCGATGCTGCAGGTGGTGCTGGACTACCTGGACGGCACGTCCGGCTGA
- a CDS encoding pyridoxal phosphate-dependent aminotransferase produces the protein MGGRVEPFRAIAISQLARALEAGGRPVVHMEFGQPSTPAPAAALAAVREGLDQPPPGYWESVPLRARIARHYRDAYGVDVDPAQVILTCGASPALLLAMLSRFEAGDRIAFARPGYIAYRNTAIAARLQPLEIGCGPESRYQLTAAAIAALDPAPAGVILASPANPTGTIIEPEELRAIADVCRARGIVLLSDEIYHGLHYTQPAHSILQYAPDAMVVNSYSKYYSMVDWRLGWLLVPPSHVDTARAYAGNLFLTPPSPSQQAALVAMDCVDELEGHRATYARNRQLLLDALPGLGLERIAPPDGAFYVWADVAHLTDDSLGLCRRILEDTGVALAPGVDFDPVDGHHFIRFSFAPATVHVEEALRRLRPWFAAQPRVR, from the coding sequence ATGGGCGGTCGCGTAGAACCGTTCCGCGCGATCGCCATCAGCCAGCTGGCGCGTGCGCTGGAGGCTGGAGGTCGCCCGGTCGTGCACATGGAGTTCGGCCAGCCGTCCACGCCGGCACCGGCCGCGGCGCTGGCGGCGGTGCGCGAAGGCCTCGACCAGCCGCCGCCGGGCTACTGGGAAAGCGTGCCGCTGCGGGCGCGCATCGCCCGCCACTACCGCGACGCCTACGGCGTGGACGTGGATCCGGCGCAGGTCATCCTCACCTGCGGCGCCTCGCCGGCACTGCTGCTGGCGATGCTCTCGCGCTTCGAAGCCGGCGACCGCATCGCCTTCGCCCGTCCCGGTTACATCGCCTACCGCAACACCGCCATCGCCGCGCGCCTGCAGCCGCTGGAGATCGGCTGCGGCCCGGAAAGCCGCTACCAGCTGACCGCCGCGGCGATCGCGGCGCTGGATCCGGCGCCGGCCGGCGTCATCCTCGCCAGCCCGGCCAATCCCACCGGCACCATCATCGAACCCGAAGAGCTGCGCGCCATCGCGGACGTGTGCCGCGCGCGCGGCATCGTCCTGCTCTCCGACGAGATCTACCACGGCCTGCACTACACGCAGCCGGCGCACTCGATCCTGCAGTACGCGCCGGATGCGATGGTGGTGAACAGCTATTCCAAGTACTACTCGATGGTGGACTGGCGCCTGGGCTGGCTGCTGGTGCCGCCCTCGCACGTGGACACCGCGCGCGCCTACGCCGGCAACCTGTTCCTGACCCCGCCCTCGCCGAGCCAGCAGGCTGCGCTGGTGGCGATGGATTGCGTGGATGAGCTGGAAGGCCATCGCGCCACCTACGCGCGCAACCGCCAGCTGCTGCTGGACGCCCTGCCCGGCCTGGGCCTGGAGCGCATCGCCCCGCCCGACGGCGCGTTCTACGTCTGGGCCGACGTGGCCCACCTGACCGACGACAGCCTCGGGCTGTGCCGGCGCATCCTCGAGGACACGGGCGTTGCCCTGGCCCCGGGCGTGGACTTCGACCCGGTCGATGGCCACCACTTCATCCGCTTCAGCTTCGCCCCGGCCACGGTGCACGTGGAAGAGGCGCTGCGCCGGCTGCGGCCGTGGTTCGCCGCGCAGCCACGGGTCCGCTGA